A stretch of DNA from Cryptomeria japonica chromosome 4, Sugi_1.0, whole genome shotgun sequence:
agTAAAGTGTATATTGCATGattttctagattcattgaacctaggaaattgttccaaggttgtatccaattaaaattgatgtttataaaaagtgtgatgaggtatcaagttgGTGTGTGTATGAATGTGTATGTGTGTGAGATCGAAGGCGAATTAGGTGAAGTTGATTGTGCAGTATTTTGCAAAGCTCTGTatggatgtgttgttgaagttttgaggattttaagaagaTCTTATCAAACActaaggtgttacatgaagatcatttgactgttGTTTCCCTAATATTTtgcagcagtaaaatcccctaactaagTAGGTCCTAACACGCCTTagcttgtaaatcccctaacagggtagctctttatcagagtgttaaatcctcttgtgaggttgatcctaataggccatagctcctaacagggcatatttttaagaccttaaccgatcaagattTCTATTTTGTCGATAGTCAaccttgtgggtattaactcccaccgtggtttttcccttttgggtttccacgtataaatctcttgtgttgtgGAATTTTTTCTATTGggtattagcttatgtggtgatattcctcttatgtttgataatttttaagttgtttaagttggtgatcagactcatattgttttttcttgcactgattcaccccccctctcagtgccttataactttatcaattgatatcagagaacaccttctttgaggcttaaccacttgagaaggaTTCCTAAGGCAGACATGGGgacatgagttatagagagatgtcaaATAAACTTGTAGAAAttgaggaagccctagaaacattcAGAGGCAAGTACAAAGATTCACtttctaagagaagagagctaaccAAACAAGTATTGAAGGTTTTTGAaagcagttcttctgatgaagcaaacataggtgcattggttgatgaggtggaaaaactaaatggtgaaaattctaacttgaggagagagcttgaagcccttatctTCAttctaacttgaggagagagcttgaagttcttgagcaatatcttcattccttttcatgagtctctctaagagacattgctatATCTAATTCTTCCTttatctcttatttttcttctttttcctcatgctagagtgcatatagagtgccattttccCGATTTATCTTAAacatctcatgatctttctctttgatcttgtcttcaactTCTCTCCTTTCTTCAAGTTCCTAACTCATccagattgtaagggcttcaagctctctcctcaagttagaaTTGTAAGGAACTTGAAGAAAGGAGAGAagttgaagacaagatcaaagagaaagatcatgagatgtTTAAGATAAATCGggaaaatggcactctatatgcactctagcatgaggaaaaagaagaaaaataagagataaAGGAAGAATTAGATatagcaatgtctcttagagagactcatgaaaaggaatgaagatatTGCTCAAGAACTTGctgaagctaatgagaagcttgcaaagtttaacaagagttctaccatgctggatgaacatatccaatctcaaaggatgaaaggtgatacaactAGACTGGGTTACATTACATTTGAAAAAGGTGAGTCTTCTAGTACTAAGGACAATATGAATGAAGGTAAACTTGCTCCTAAGATTTAGAAACCCACAAGTAAGAGATCCACTAAGCttgtttgtttcaattgtcataagccaagacatactgctaatgtttgtagaagcagatctgatgtTTCTAATGGTTATAGACTTGATACAtttcaaggatataagcctagaacctttaatggttattgttacattTGCAATATGCATGGACCTAGAGTTGATGAGTGCatgtatggagcaaataatcctacATCTCACATAAGTTAGAGGTCTagtggtggttggcaaagaaccttCAATGACCAGAGAAGTCCTAACTAGCAAAGACCCTATGCTAACTGTTCTAGTCCCTATGAGATAGAGAAAAGAATGAATGTGGTATGTACAATCTATCATAACCAcagtcatgtagctatgaactacaaaagaaggactggtagaggcaataCTGGACCTTGGAGAGCTTCTGGTatgacttgttatcattgtcataaaccaaaACATATGGCTAAGTTTTGCAGAGCTTTAGTGAACCAATTGGTGAATCAATTTGTTGACCAGAAAAGGAtgatgaaagttgatgtggaggagaccagagctgaaatgaaaaaaaattggaaagagaaggatgatgagaaaactGAAGGCAAACCATCtaaagatcctatttcttcacctcGTGCAGAGAACCCTTCACCGAAAAACTAAGTTGTTTAAAAGCATAGGGGGAGCTTAATGTCATATCTATTTCGGAACCCCCTGGATGATCATAAGGCATGTTAAATCGACATAATTTTATGTATTATGATGTTAAGAAGTTATTTTGTGATCAAATCGGTAGGTTTGAAGTGTTATATGAACCAGTAATGTGTTAtaagatattttagggttttatcggtaatggcatttaatgcagtagataatgggcaaataaaaggaactttttgaatgttatttgtcatATTTCATACTTGAGAGCACACAGAGAGTGATCAGAGGAGAGCTTGTGTTTGCAAAACCTAACTTGTTTGACAGAGATTTGAAGTGTCTTGGTGTTTTGCAATCAGGAATCAGTGAAGAAGTTTTGTTGGTTTTTGGAACCCTAGTGCAGAAGAAGTAAAAGGTATTTATTCATATATCTTGCTATCTGCTTATCTTTCTAAATCATTGAAGATAGAAACCCCACATTTAGTTGATTTTACTGATAGACCCCATCCTGAATTTAAGAGGGACTTGTTTAAATCTGAGGAAACTGATCCCGCCAGAGCCCTATCTAgagttccttatggtgtcttacatgttgaagataTTAGATCTTTATATCATTTTAAACTAGAGGATATTGGTGTTGCTACTATTTTTTATCAATATAAAGCATTATGTGATAAGAATGGAGTAATAAACGAATAGTTCAAAATGGTTATCAAGAAAGGGTTTCATCATGTCCTAAAtgtcattaatgattttgatgatgaacttgtgagatatGTGCTTACCGGGATTCATGACTAGTTTATGTGGCTCAACCGACCACATAAAATTTCCAAGGAAGCTATTTATGCAGTCACCAAATTTTTTGCCATTGGTGAGGTTCCAGTTTTgagatccattcctaagaatgatgtagaaagTCTAAAAGGTTCTAAATGGGATGGTAGAGAAATGACCgtgaataatatcaatgatccGACAATACAATATGATTCTATGGTAATTGGTTACTGGATCTATTACTCTAGAAGGATGAACAACACCCCTGCTGCAGTTATTCATACAACTTACCAGATGATAAAAGGAGATATTGACTATGACTTGTCTGAGGCATTGAGGAGTCAAATTATGCTAAACCTcgaatccatcaagaaggataaaaggttaaggtttaagtttggacaactaattcttggtctattcttttatttttggaAATGTTTCCCCgatattggtgatatccaatggatagatggcACTCCTACATTGATGCAGATGAAGTACATCATTAGAATGCTTGGTAATGATTTTGgcaagattgcatggggatacttaaaatatttttagaagaagatgcatgcaagggaaaggataccTGCAGAGGCTATCAACCGGTATGTAAACACAATTTGCTTTATGGTTGATACAAATACATGcatgatggaggcagttgagccctgAACTACATGGgtgatgcccatgggatatgatGTAGAGAAAGATATTTTGGTTGCatttgttgatcattttcttgcCCAATCAGTAGATACAACAACATATCATTTTGGCACTTACAAGAAGAAATCCCTCCAAGTGCACTCAGAACTTAACCGATCAATAATAGAAAAgaaggttagaaaggaagttgaagccTTCACAGATCAAGCAAGATTCACAAAGGAATTCATTGCTGAAGCAAGAGAAAAGCATGGTTCTCAACAGGTTGAAACatcaattgttccaaccggtacccCCACCAGTGTAAAGACAAGAGATGGAAAGGAGAAACCtgtagagaaagaaaaaccaacaactgttaagaaggagaaaccaaTAGAAACAAAGAAGGAAAAACCTTCTAAGATTTAGTTTCAAAGGAAAGGTAAGATTGGTGAACCTCCTACTGCATCAGTTAAGGATggtaaaaggaaaaagaaacaagcaCAAAAACCGGTAGATAGTGATGAAGAAGTGAGTGAGTTCGAAGGAGAGAAGAAATCCGTAAGGGCCAGTGGAAAAAGGTCAAAGGGTGTTGGTACTTCTACCGTGAAATCTTTGAGGAAACTGGTAACAAAGCTCACACCTCTTAAAAATTTAATACtaaacattaaagagtatggtttattgactggtgtgaagaaaatgtATGATAAGTTTAATGAAGATGAACAAAGTTAGATAGAAGATCCAATTATTTATATGATAAATAAATACAACAAGGCGCTAATTGAGTTGCAAGGGCAAATTCCAAATTCACTGTATAATATAGTTGATGCTAGATGGAAAGCAACCATAAAATAAGATAGGgaattcattaaatattttctgaAAAAATTGCAACCTAAAGCTACTAAGGAAGAgctagatgaaattattgctaaggaaAAGTCATCTTTTAGgtaaaagaaaaggttgacaagaatgttaatcAAAGAGGCCCAATCAGTCCATGAGGAGactaaacaaattttgaagaaggtagTGGGTCTGATtttggatgaagaggaagaatTTAAGGAAGTTGAACCAGATAAGTTTGAGGCTGAAGATCTTCTCGATGGTTTTAAGATAACTGATTTTAAGCCTGATGAAATTATGTTGGATGATCAATCTgtgaacacacaaactgaacatgAGATTATCCCCAATGATGATGATACTGGTAATGATGAAGATACTGATGCTATTGACAATGTAAATGTATAGGATGTTGATGCTCAAATATTTGAGCAACATGAATAGGAACAGGGACGggagaaaagaaaaatgaagaagaaaagaaggatgagaaGCAATTGGTAGTAACTCAAACTGTTGATACACAGTCCCCACTGGTACTAGAAACTAAAAAGGATAAGGAAAGTG
This window harbors:
- the LOC131874956 gene encoding helicase SWR1-like, whose amino-acid sequence is MLIKEAQSVHEETKQILKKVVGLILDEEEEFKEVEPDKFEAEDLLDGFKITDFKPDEIMLDDQSVNTQTEHEIIPNDDDTGTGEKKNEEEKKDEKQLVVTQTVDTQSPLVLETKKDKESENKEEKKIVKIKPKVTPLSLDSKKKILDEDDDDALRKKEDAKECHVRDSEEEEEED